The DNA window AGAGAGCACCACCGCAGCATCCGCACCAACAATATGCTCGAAAGGATCATGAAGGAGATACGTCGCAGAACCCGAGTGGTCGGAAGCTTCCCGGACGGGAAAAGCGCTCTCATGCTCGCCTGTGCCAGACTCAGACACATCGCC is part of the Puniceicoccus vermicola genome and encodes:
- a CDS encoding transposase, producing the protein REHHRSIRTNNMLERIMKEIRRRTRVVGSFPDGKSALMLACARLRHIATKSWSDTRKYMDMTKLEEIELQQTA